One Nicotiana sylvestris chromosome 12, ASM39365v2, whole genome shotgun sequence genomic window carries:
- the LOC138883349 gene encoding uncharacterized protein, which produces MHRDVHPRHALGIALHLARYENKRVDASAALASSLTLPDQAQVTVCQKWVVPPPNEAEGEENELKHLVIVSEVEKEEWRQPIIDYLCYGILPENPRRRTEIRRRTLRFLYYKDTLYKRSFEGVLLRCLREDEALHALQEAHSGQHNASMYNVAVNGLAEAFNKTLCNLIKKVVSKSKRDWNDRIIDEENARLRLAELESLDEKRLEAQ; this is translated from the exons atgcatagagatgtgcatccaaggcatgcattggggattgcgctacatcttgcaaggtatgaAAACAAGAGGGTGGATGCTTCAGCTGCCCTAGCTTCATCGTTAACCCTGCCTGATCAGGCGCAAGTTActgtctgccaaaaatgggtagtaccaccgccaaatgaggctgaaggtgaagaaaatgaactcaagcatcttgtcaTTGTTTCTGAAGTCGAGAAAGAGGAATGgagacaacccattatcgactacttgtgctatgggatacttccagaaaatccaCGGAGAAGAACTGAAATCCGTCGTCGTACACttcgcttcctttactacaaagataccctatataaaagatcatttgagggagtactcttgcgatgcttaagggaagatgaagcACTCCATGCTTTGCAAGAAGcgcattctggg caacataACGCTTCGATGTACAATGTTGCTGtcaatggtctagctgaggcattcaacaaaacTCTATGCAATTTGATAAAGAAagtcgtctccaaatccaaacgagattggaatgacc ggatcattgatgaagaaaatgctcgacttcgattagcagagttggagtctcttgatgagaagaggttggaagctCAATAG
- the LOC104236034 gene encoding uncharacterized protein: MTSDSTYRPHYKQGNRGPSSSGHRNSWQIYATTPVCQTCGRSHLGQCRVLTGECFRCGQLGHHLRDCPQPPRNFNQASIQSVAPTQTTRNTLGATGTGNRGRGAGNRATVNQGQGNAGKGQARVFAFTRQDAQASNAVVTGILSVCSFDALVLIDPGSTLSYVSSYFALRFSRQPELLNDPFLVATPVGESLLAEYVYRASQIRVEGRDTLADLIVLGMIDFEVLMGMDWLSSCYAIVDCHAKIIKFEIPNEPSFILRGSQVPETCKIISFMKAQRLQKKDCLGLLAIINDTRKETVSIENLPIVREFSDVFPEDLPGLPPV, translated from the coding sequence ATGACTTCAGATTCCACATACAGACCACATTACAAACAAGGTAATAGGGGACCATCATCTTCTGGACATCGTAATTCTTGGCAAATTTATGCCACTACTCCAGTCTGCCAGACTTGTGGTAGATCACATTTGGGCCAATGTCGTGTTCTAACTGGAGAGTGCTTTCGGTGTGGCCAGTTGGGACATCACTTGAGGGATTGCCCTCAGCCTCCGAGAAATTTCAACCAGGCTTCTATTCAGTCAGTTGCACCGACTCAGACTACTCGTAATACTTTAGGTGCTACCGGTACAGGAAATAGAGGTCGAGGTGCTGGAAACCGTGCTACTGTGAATCAAGGACAAGGCAATGCTGGTAAAGGTCAGGCGAgagtttttgcatttactagaCAGGATGCTCAGGCCTCGAATGCAGTGGTTACAGGTATTCTTTCTGTCTGTTCATTTGATGCACTtgtgttgattgatccgggatctactctCTCCTATGTGTCCTCGTACTTTGCTTTGAGATTTAGTAGACAACCCGAGTTATTGAATGATCCTTTTCTAGTTGCTACTCCTGTTGGAGAGTCTTTGTTAGCTGAATACGTGTATCGTGCTAGTCAGATTCGAGTTGAGGGTAGGGATACTCTAGCTGACCTTATTGTACTTGGTATGATTGACTTTGAAGTGctgatgggaatggattggttatcttcttgCTATGCTATAGTCGATTGTCATGCAAAGATAATTAAGTTTGAGATACCAAATGAACCTAGTTTTATTTTAAGAGGGAGTCAGGTTCCAGAGACTTGCAAAATTATATCTTTTATGAAGGCTCAACGACTTCAGAAGAAAGATTGCTTGGGTCTCTTAGCTATTATAAATGATACAAGAAAGGAAACAGTTAGTATAGAAAATTTACCAATAGTGAGagaattttctgatgtatttcctgaggaTTTACCAGGATTGCCTCCAGTATGA